In Pseudonocardia sp. DSM 110487, the sequence GGTGGCGAAGGGCGTGCGGCGCACCCGGTCGCGCTGGGGTGCGCGGCTCGAGCCGTTCAACCACGTCGATGTGCAGTGCTACACCGGCCGCTCCCTGGACATCGTCACGCAGGCCGAGACCGTCGACGCGTTCGGCGCCGGCATCATCGGCGACTACAGCCGCTACACGACCGGCTGCGCGATGCTGGAGACGGCCGACCGGCTCGTCGCGGAGGAGGGCGAGCCCGCGCTGCGCGTGTACCTGCTGCTGGTGGGTGCCGTGCGGGCACTGGTCGGCCATGAGCGCGACCCGTCGCTCGTGCTCGACGCGTTCCTGCTGCGCGCGATGACCCACGCCGGGTGGGCACCAGCGATCTCCGAGTGTGCCCGCTGCGCCGAGCCCGGCCCGCATACCGCGTTCAACATCGCCGCGGGGGGAGCGGTGTGCCCTCGCTGTCGCCCGCCCGGCTCGGTGCGCCCATCGCGGGAGACGTTCGCGCTGCTCGACGCGCTGCTGCACGGCGACTGGGACACCGCAGACTCCGCCACCGGCGTGACCCGCCGCGACACCAGCGGGCTCGTCGCCGCCCACCTGCAGTGGCACATGGAACGGCAGCTGCGGTCGCTGCCGCTGGTGGAGCGGCGGGTTACGACCTGATCCCGGCCCGCCGCGCGAACGCAGGAGCGTGCTCGGGGCGCAGCCCCACCCCGATGAGGTAGGCAGGCACGAACGACGCCGCGGGGATCGCCTTCAGCAGCGCGACGATGGGCTTCGGTGGGCCCTGCCGCTCCCCGTCGATGATCGGTTTCACGACGGCGCGGTGCAGGATCCTCTGCAGGGTCTGCACGGCGATGGTGGGCACCAGCCTGCGCCTGCGGACCTTGGCCAGCACGTCCACGCCGACGGCGCCCCGCCGCAGCGGCTCGGCCAGCAGGGTGGCCGCGGCGACGGCGTCCTGCACGGCGAGGTTGATCCCGACCCCGCCGATGGGCGACATGGCGTGTGCGGCGTCGCCGATGCACAGCAGCCCGTCGACGTGCCAGCGGTCGAGCCGGTTCAGCCGGACGTCGAGGTGCTTGACGTCGTCCATCGACGCCAGCTCGTGGACCCGGTCGGCGAGCCACGGCACGGCCTCGGCGATCTCCCGGCGGAACCACTCGATCCCCCGCTCGCGGAGCTGGGTGTCACCACCCTTCGTGGCGAGGTACGCGATCTGGAGGAAGTCCTCGCGCGGGATCACGAGCACGAACCGTCGGCTGCTCGCGACCGGTGTCAGCGCGGTCGGGTCGCCTGGCGTGCGCGGCAGCCGGAACCACCAGGTGTCGATCGGGACCGGCAGCTCCTTCGGCCGCAGCTCCGCCTGCGCGCGGGCGATCGACCAGCGGCCGTCCGCGGCCACCGTGAGGTCCGTGCGCAGCTCGTGCAGCTCGCCGTCCTCGGTGCGGTAGCGCACCCCGCGCACGCTCCCGGACTCGCGGATCAGCTCGGTGACCTCGGCATGCATTCGCAGCGTGTACGCCGGCTCGTGCGATCCGGCCTCCGCGAGCAGGTTGAGCAGGTCCCACTGCGGCACCATCGCGATGTAGGGATGGGCCACTTTCAGGCGGCTCAGGTCGCCGACGACGACCCGGCTGCCGTCGGGGAACGGGAAGGCGATCTCGTGCAGCTCGCTGTGCGGGAGCTCGGCGAAGCGCGGGCCGAGCCCGAGTTCGTCGAGCAGCTGCAGGGTGGACGGGTGGACGGTGTCCCCGCGGAAGTCGCGCAGGAAGTCGCCGTGCTTCTCCAGGACTGTGACGTCGACTCCTGCCCTGGCGAGCAGGAGGCCGAGCACCATGCCGGCCGGGCCGCCGCCAACGACAGCGCAGGTCGTGCGCTCGGTCATCGCGATCCTCCTTTTTCATCGGTTGATGAATAGAGGAGACGGTACTCCGCGGCAGGGGCAGCGTCCAGGTTCACGACCCCAGGTAGCGCAGCACCGCCAGCACTCGCCTGCTGTAGCCCGCCGTCTCGGGGATCCCCAGCTTCCCGAAGATCGAGGCGACGTGCTTCTCCACGGCGCTCACCGACATCCGCAACCGCTCCGCCGTGCCGGCGTTCGTGAGGCCCTCGGCCATGGCGTCGAGCACGTCGCGTTCGCGGGGCGTGAGGCGGGAGAGCGGGTCGGCCCGCCTGCCTGCGGCGAGCAGCTGCCGCACCACCTCCGGGTCGAACGCCGCACCGCCCGCCCCGACCCGTTCGAGGGCGTCCAGGAACTCCCCGACCTGGGCCACCCGGTCCTTCAACAGGTAGCCGACGCGGCCGCCGTCGTCGCCGATCAGCTGCGCCGTGTGCCTGCGCTCGACGTACTGCGACAGTACGAGCACCCCCACCCGCGGCCACCGGCGCCGGATCTCCAGCGCCGCGACCACACCCTCGTCACTGTGGGTCGGCGGCATGCGCACGTCGGCCACGACGACGTCGGGCTGGTCGCGCTCGACCGCCCCGAGCAGCGCGCGGGCGTCGCCGACCGCGGCCACCACCTCGTGGCCCTCGTCGACGAGCAGGCGGACGAGCCCCTCGCGCAGCAGCGCGGAGTCCTCGGCGATCGTCACGCGCACGGCAGCTCCGCGGTGACGACGGTCGGCCCGCCCGGCGGGCTCTCGACGGCGAACTCGCCGTCGGCGGCTGCGACGCGGCGGGCCAGCCCGGCGAGGCCGCCGCCTGCGGGGTCGGCGCCGCCGCGGCCGTCGTCGCGAACGCTGGCGTGCAGCCGCCCGTCCACCATCGCCACCTCCACGTCCACGCGCAGCGCCCCCGAGTGCTTGGCCGCGTTCGTCACCGCCTCGCTGATCACGAACCAGGCCGCGGCGCGCACGGTAGCCGGCGGCTCGACGGGCAGGTCGCAGCGGATGCGGACCGGCAGGGGAGCCCGCTCGGCCACCGACTCCAGCGCGGTTGCCAGCCCGCCGGTGTCCAGCGCCGCCGGGTAGACCCGCCACGACACGTCGCGCAGCTCCACGAGCGCGTGCTGCGCCTCGTCGTGGGCCTGGGCGACGAACTCGGCCGCGCGGTCGGGGTGGCGGCGCGCCCTGCCCAGCAGCATGCCGAGCGCGACGAGCCGCTGCTGCACGCCGTCGTGGAGGTCGCGCTCGATGCGGCGGCGCTCGTCGTCGACGGCCGCGACGATCGCGTCCCGGGTGCGCGAGAGCTCCTCGACGCGCTGGGTGAGCCGTTCCTCGCGCGAGGGTGCGAGCATCCGGGCGAGCAGGCTGCGTTCCCAGCGGGCAACGCCCGCGGCGCCGGCGAGCGCGAGGTAGAGCAGCACGGCGCCGGGAATCGCGTAGTACGCGACCAGTGCACCGCTGACGACGACGGCCGGATCGCGCTCCATCACCCACGGGGTCTGGGTGACCCACGAGAGGAGGAGCGTGGCGGCGAAGGTCAGGCCGATGCCGAGCAGCGTGAGCACCGCGCCACCCAGCAGCCCGACGGGAATCCGCGCCGCCAGGTAGCGCAGCGCACGGGCCGACGGTGGCTCGGTACTCGCGTCCGTGCCGCCGAACAGGACCGCGATCCGGCGGCGCTCCAGCGCGGCGACCCGCCGGACCGCCACCTCCGCCTTCGGCCGGAGCGCGGGCGCGAGCAGGACCGCGGCGACCGGGAGCGCCAGCAGCAGGTGCACCGCGGCCGAGCAGGCCCCGATGGCGAGGCCCGCGCCGGTGCGCGCCCAGGTCCGCACGGCGCTAACGCGATGACCGGTGCGGCGGCGCGTCGGGCCGGACCACCGGGAGCCGCTGGGTGGGCTGCGCCGACCACTCCGTCGACGACGGCTCGGCCGACCATTGCCGCACCGGCTCCTGCGGCCGGACCCGGATCACCGGGATCTGCTCGGTCGGCGCGTCGTCGAGGTCCGCGGGAACCTCATTGCGCTTGCGCCTGATCCGCAGCACCACGAAGACCACCACCGCGATCGCGACCGCCACGAGCACGACCCTCGAGAGGATGCCCGCGTAGCTCTCGACGATGTGCCAGTTCTCGCCCAGCTGGTAGCCGGCGACGACGAACACCGAGTTCCAGATCAGGCTGCCGGCTGCGGTGAGGGCGAGGAACAGCCCGATGTTCATCCGCTCGACCCCGGCCGGCACCGAGATCATGCTGCGGACCAGCGGCACCATCCGTCCGAAGAACACCGCCTTCGCGCCGTGCCTCGCGAACCACGCCTCCGCCTTGTGGATGTCGCCGACGTCCACGAGCGGCATCTTCTCGGCGATGGCGCACAGCCGGTCACGGCCGAGCGCGGCGCCGATCCCGTACAGCGCGAGGGCGCCGACGACGGAGCCGATCGTCGTCCAGACGATCGCGGCGACGAGGCTGAGCTCGCCTCGGGAGGCGGCGAACCCGGCGAGTGGCAGGAACACCTCGCTGGGCAGCGGTGGGAACACGTTCTCGAGCGCGATCGCGAGACCGACGCCGGGCGCGCCGAGCGTCTCCATCAGATCGACGACCCAGCCGACGATGCCGTCGAGCTGCGGGGCGGTGGTCATGATTCACACGGTAGAGGGATGGGCGGTATGCCCGGACTGGGGTGCTCGCCGGAGGGACCCTGAGGTTTCCCGCACCCCGCCCCCTAGGGTTGGCTCGTGAGCCGCCGGTTCCAGCCTCCGCCGCCGCACCCGTCGGGCGCGCGGCCCCCGGCGATCCCGCGCGAGCTGGTGCCGAACCACGTCGCGCTGGTCATGGACGGCAACGGCCGCTGGGCCAACGCCCGCGGGCTGCCCCGGATCGAGGGGCACCGCCGCGGAGAGGCCGCCCTGATGGACGTGGCCCGCGGCGCGATCGACATCGGGGTCCGGTGGCTGTCGGCCTACGCGTTCTCCACCGAGAACTGGAAACGCAGCCCCGACGAGGTGCGCTTCCTCATGGGCTTCAACCGGGACGTGATCCGCCGCCGCGTCGACGAGATGGACGCGATGGGCGTGCGCGTGCGCTGGGCGGGCAGGCGTCCCCGGCTGTGGCGTTCGGTGATCAAGGAGCTGGAGATCGCCGAGGAGAAGACGAAGCACAACGACGTGCTGACGCTCACCATGTGCGTCAACTACGGCGGGCGGGCAGAGATCGCCGACGCCGTGAAGCAGATCGCGCGCCAGGTCGCGGAGGGCCGGATCAAGCCCGACAAGATCGACGAGCGGACGATCGCGCGGTACCTCGACGAGCCGGACATGCCCGACGTCGACCTGTTCGTGCGTTCATCGGGGGAGCAGCGCACATCGAACTTCCTGCTCTGGCAGTCCGCATACGCGGAGCTGGTCTTCCTCGACACGCTCTTCCCCGACTTCGACCGCCGCCACCTGTGGCAGGCGATCGAGATCTACGCACGGCGCGACCGCCGGTTCGGCGGCGCGCTCGACACCCCGGAGGCCGCCTCGTGACCGGTGCCATCGCCGACCAGCTGGCCGTCGCGAAAGCCGCGCTGGAACGCTTCCACGACGTCACCGTCGACGAGGACGGCGCCCTCACCTTCGCCCACGGCGGCGTCGTCTGCGCGCTGCAGGGCCTCGACATCGAGGATGGCCTGCCGGTCCTCAACCTCACCTGCGTGGTGGCGTGGGACCTGCCCGCCGAGTCCGACGTGCCCACGCAGGTGGCGCTCGGCGTGGGCGAGGGCCTGTTCGGCACCGCGCGCGTGATTCGCGGCAGCGCAGGCTGGGACGTCACCTGGCGCTACGCGTTCCCCGCCGCCGGTCTGGACGAGAAGGCGATGGGAACGCTGCTGATGCTCGTGGTGAGCGGTGCCTCCAGCTTGCGAGCGGAGCTCAGCCCGGCGACGTGACGTGTGCGCCGGCGCCCGGCTGGAAGACGGACTCGTGGCCGTCCTGCCAGCGCACCCGGTAGCAGGTGCGGTCGCCGGAGCCGATCACTTCGAGAATCTCGCCCTCGCGTCGCGCCTGGTCGACGATCGTGCCTTCGACGACGATGTGGTCGCCCGTCTTGGCCTCCATCGGCAGGTCATCTCCCTTCCGGTTCGGGCTCTCCACGATGCTCCCGCAGCAGGCGGCCGGGGTCCAGGGCTGGCCACGATCGGACGGTTCCGCGCTGATCGTCAGCGGGCGGCGCCGCAGTCCTTGCAGAGGCCGAAGACCTCGGCCGTGTGGCTCAGCTCCACGAACCCGTGGGTCTCGGCCACCCGCCGCGCCCATGTCTCCACCGCGGGACCCTCGATCTCGACCGTGTGGCCGCAGCGGCGGCAGACGAGGTGGTGGTGGTGCTCCGCGGAGGCGCAGCGGCGGTAGACGGCCTCGCCCGAGCCGGTGCGCAGCACGTCGACCTCGCCGCCGTCGGCGAGGGTCTGCAGCGTGCGGTAGACCGTGGTGAGCCCGATTCCCTCGCCCGCGCGGCGCAGCTCTTCGTGGATCTCCTGAGCGGAGCGGAAGTCCTCCAGCCGGTCCAGCAGTGCGGACACCGCCGCCCGCTGCCGGGTGGCGCGCAGCGCTCTGGTGGTGGGCGCCTGCCCGTTCACGTCGGTGTTCATCGCCCCTCCTCGACGTGTGCGACCGCGTCGACCACGATGTGCGCGAGGTGGTCGTCGACCAGGGAGTACACCACCTCCCGGCCGCGGCGCTCGCCGTGCACCACGCCTGCCGACTTCAACACCCGAAGGTGCTGGCTGATGAGTGGCTGGGCGACGCCGAGCGCGTCGACGAGGTCGTGCACGCACCGGTCGGACACCAGGAGCTGCAGCACGATCGCGATGCGTACCGGAGCGGCGAGCGCACGCAGCAGGTCGCCCGCTGCCGCGAGCGTGCGCGGGGTGCGTACCGGCGCCGGCGTGGACCGCGGGTGCTCGGCGTGATCGTCGACGGGCAGCACACCATCGGCGGTGGTCGGGCCGGAATGCCCCGCACCTGCGACGATCGACATCTGCGTCCCCATCCCCGGGAGCGGCGGCCGCGCTCCCCGGCGGTCGATCCGTGCGGGCCGCACCCCCATCGTAGGCGTGTGCTGGAAGGGTGGGGGCGTGCTGCTCGTGTGCCGGTTCACCACCACCCCCGATCTGCTCGCCCGCGCCCGCACGGCGCTGGAACTGCTCACGGCCGCGGACGGGTGCCTCGGCGGTGAACTGGGCCGTTCGGTCGACGAGCCGAGCCGCTGGGTGCTGACCGTCCGCTTCTCCTCGGTGGACGCCTACCGCCGCGCCCTGTCCCCGTTCCCGGTGCGCGAGCACGTGGTGCCGCTGCTGTCGGAGGCGCTGGCCGACGAGCCCGCCACGTTCGAGACGCTGGTCACGGCGGAGGCGGGCAGGGCGAGCACCCATCCGAGCCTGCTCGCTCAGATCCCGGTGGTCGAGTAGAGACGGCGCCCCAGCGCCGTCCCGTATCGAGACCACGATCCTGCAGGTGGAGGTGGTCTCGATACGCGCCGGCCCTGGCGGGCCGGCGCTACTCGACCACCGGGAGTGCCGGGTCTCAGGCCCGGAGTTCGGTCTGCAACGGGGCCGGGAAGCGAGGAGTGAAGCGGACGTCTCCCAACAGGCGCTCCAGCTCGTGGGCCGTGCGCTCGACCTCGGCGTGTCGCTCGGCGCCGATGTCCTCCAGCACCCGCAGTGCGATGGTGCCGTCGGCGCGCTGCACCCATCCGCCGACGATTCGGCCGTCCACCCAGATCGTCGGGCCGCCGTTGCCGTTGCGGTCGAACAGGAGCGGGACGTGGACGGGGTCGAGGTGGAAGCCGCGCTGCTTCCAGCCCATCGTGGAGGGGTCGAGCCCGGGCAGCAGCGCCACGGACGGCTCGGCGGAGGCAGCCGGGTCGACGTCGTCGGGCAGCACGTAGCCGGGCCCTTCGGCGAGCTCGACCTCGACGGCGCCGACGTCGGCCAGCGCCCGCTTCGTGGTGGCGACCGTCCAGCCGGCCCACCACTGCAGGTCGGCCCTGGTGCCCGGGCCGTATGCGCGCAGCCAGGAGCGGGCGAGCGTGGCGGCCGCGGCGTGCGGGTCGACGGGCTCGGAGAACACCCGTGCCCAGGCGTGGGTCGCTGCCCACCGGTACTGCCCGTTGATCCACGTGCCGGTGGGCTGGGCCCGCAGCACCCTGCCCTCGAACCCGAGCACCAGCAGCAGCCGGGAATGAGCGGCCAGCACGGTGGCCTGCCGCCCGGTGCCGATCGTGATCGGCACGGCGAGGTGCGGTACCAGCTTTCCGAGTTCGCGTGCGCTCACCGGCCCCTTGTCGGCGAGCACGGCGAGGATCTCGGTGGACGCGGCGCCGACCCAGCGCTCTGCATCGGGCCCGAGGCCCGCGCCGGCGACGGCGTCCAGCAGCATCTTCCGCTGCCGCGCCAGCAGCGTGACGGTGGACGAGTGGTGGGCCGCCCGCGCGAGCTCGTGCCCGAACACCCAGAGCGTGCGCCGCATGGCGTGGTGGCGCACCAGCGACCGCTCGGCGTAGAGCGCCTTGTCGACGGCCGGCAGCACGGGGTGGCGCATCCGGGCCGCCACCGACAGATGCACGGTGACGGGGTCGCTGGAGTGCAGGCCGGACAGCGCGTCGGCGATGGCGACGACGTCGTCGGTGCGGCCTGCAGGCGTCAGCAGGTGCCGAGCCGCGAGCCGGTTCCGCCGCTCGGCGACGTCGATGAAGCGCACCTGGGAAGCGTGCCAGACGGCGCGCGGGGTGCGGTCCTCGCAGACCCCCGGGCTCCTGCGAGGACCGCAGCGAGCGCGTGGTTCAGGCGGTGTACGCCTCGACCGTCCGGTCGGCAGCGGCCCGGGCGGCCTCGGGGTCGGCGCCGCCCGCGACGTCGGCCTCGTACCAGCGCTCCCCGGACGCGGCGAGGTACCGCTTGCCGTTGTCCGACGCCCAGAAGCCGGCGTGCTCGGTGTCGTTGGTGGTCCCGCCGGTGGACAGGTGCAGCGCCAGCGCGGCGAGGGCCATGTCGTACCCGAGCCCAACGGCGCCCGGCCCGTACTGCTCCCAGTGCTCCTCGGGGTGGGCGGTGTGTTCGAGCTCGAAGCGCGAGCCGCCGCCGGGCTCTGGCGTGAGGCGCACGTCGACCCAGCTCACCCCGCCGCCGAACTCCCACGTGAGGGAGAAGCTCTTGGGCGGATCGCAACTCTCGACCGTGCCGCTCGCATTGCCCTCGATCTGGTAGCGCCCGCCGAGCCGCAGCTCGCCGGACACCGGGGCGAACCAGCGCCCGAGGCGCTCGGCCGTCGTGCAGGCCTGCCAGAGATCCTCGACGTCGGTGTCGTAGGCCTGGCTGATCGTCACGACCTTGGCCTCGCGGCCGTCGCGCTCCCGACTGCCGACCGCGCGGTTCACAGCGCTGATCTGGGGGTCGATGTCGAACATGTCACTCCTCGGGGTGGGTGTCGTGTCGCCTGCGCTCCCGCTTGCCGCGCTCGATCTCGGTGGCCAGTGCGGCCAGGCGCGGCGTCCAGAACCGCCGGAAGCGCTCCAGCCACACGTCGACGTCCTGCAGCGGCTCCGGCCGCACCGCGTAGAGCCTGCGGGTGCCCTCGGGGCGCACGGTGGCGAAGCCGCTGTTGCGCAGCACCTTGAGGTGCTGGGACACCGCGGGCTGCGAGATGCCGAACTCCGCGCGGACGACGGCGGTGACCGCTCCGGAGGTCTGCTCGCCCTCGGCCAGTAGCTCGAGGATCCGGCGGCGGACCGGGTCGCCGAGGACGTCGAACGCGTGCACAGGGCCAATGTACAGCCTCCACTTATATAAGTACAAGCTGTATATGGAGGCGTGCGGAACCGGGGTCGGGCAATGCGGTGGATCGCGCCGGATACCCTGGGAGCTCACCGTCCGTCCACCTGGAGTCACCCGTGGCCAGCAAGCCCTCGTCCGCAAAGATCGACACCATCGTCGCGCTCGCCAAGCGGCGCGGCTTCGTCTTCGCGTCGGGGGAGATCTACGGCGGTACGCGGTCGGCGTGGGACTACGGTCCGCTGGGCGTCGAGCTCAAGGAGAACATCAA encodes:
- the recO gene encoding DNA repair protein RecO; its protein translation is MTLWRDTGLVLRVQKLGEADRIVTLLTRRRGKVRAVAKGVRRTRSRWGARLEPFNHVDVQCYTGRSLDIVTQAETVDAFGAGIIGDYSRYTTGCAMLETADRLVAEEGEPALRVYLLLVGAVRALVGHERDPSLVLDAFLLRAMTHAGWAPAISECARCAEPGPHTAFNIAAGGAVCPRCRPPGSVRPSRETFALLDALLHGDWDTADSATGVTRRDTSGLVAAHLQWHMERQLRSLPLVERRVTT
- a CDS encoding FAD-dependent oxidoreductase, encoding MTERTTCAVVGGGPAGMVLGLLLARAGVDVTVLEKHGDFLRDFRGDTVHPSTLQLLDELGLGPRFAELPHSELHEIAFPFPDGSRVVVGDLSRLKVAHPYIAMVPQWDLLNLLAEAGSHEPAYTLRMHAEVTELIRESGSVRGVRYRTEDGELHELRTDLTVAADGRWSIARAQAELRPKELPVPIDTWWFRLPRTPGDPTALTPVASSRRFVLVIPREDFLQIAYLATKGGDTQLRERGIEWFRREIAEAVPWLADRVHELASMDDVKHLDVRLNRLDRWHVDGLLCIGDAAHAMSPIGGVGINLAVQDAVAAATLLAEPLRRGAVGVDVLAKVRRRRLVPTIAVQTLQRILHRAVVKPIIDGERQGPPKPIVALLKAIPAASFVPAYLIGVGLRPEHAPAFARRAGIRS
- a CDS encoding response regulator transcription factor, which translates into the protein MRVTIAEDSALLREGLVRLLVDEGHEVVAAVGDARALLGAVERDQPDVVVADVRMPPTHSDEGVVAALEIRRRWPRVGVLVLSQYVERRHTAQLIGDDGGRVGYLLKDRVAQVGEFLDALERVGAGGAAFDPEVVRQLLAAGRRADPLSRLTPRERDVLDAMAEGLTNAGTAERLRMSVSAVEKHVASIFGKLGIPETAGYSRRVLAVLRYLGS
- a CDS encoding sensor histidine kinase — encoded protein: MRTWARTGAGLAIGACSAAVHLLLALPVAAVLLAPALRPKAEVAVRRVAALERRRIAVLFGGTDASTEPPSARALRYLAARIPVGLLGGAVLTLLGIGLTFAATLLLSWVTQTPWVMERDPAVVVSGALVAYYAIPGAVLLYLALAGAAGVARWERSLLARMLAPSREERLTQRVEELSRTRDAIVAAVDDERRRIERDLHDGVQQRLVALGMLLGRARRHPDRAAEFVAQAHDEAQHALVELRDVSWRVYPAALDTGGLATALESVAERAPLPVRIRCDLPVEPPATVRAAAWFVISEAVTNAAKHSGALRVDVEVAMVDGRLHASVRDDGRGGADPAGGGLAGLARRVAAADGEFAVESPPGGPTVVTAELPCA
- a CDS encoding DedA family protein is translated as MTTAPQLDGIVGWVVDLMETLGAPGVGLAIALENVFPPLPSEVFLPLAGFAASRGELSLVAAIVWTTIGSVVGALALYGIGAALGRDRLCAIAEKMPLVDVGDIHKAEAWFARHGAKAVFFGRMVPLVRSMISVPAGVERMNIGLFLALTAAGSLIWNSVFVVAGYQLGENWHIVESYAGILSRVVLVAVAIAVVVFVVLRIRRKRNEVPADLDDAPTEQIPVIRVRPQEPVRQWSAEPSSTEWSAQPTQRLPVVRPDAPPHRSSR
- a CDS encoding isoprenyl transferase — encoded protein: MSRRFQPPPPHPSGARPPAIPRELVPNHVALVMDGNGRWANARGLPRIEGHRRGEAALMDVARGAIDIGVRWLSAYAFSTENWKRSPDEVRFLMGFNRDVIRRRVDEMDAMGVRVRWAGRRPRLWRSVIKELEIAEEKTKHNDVLTLTMCVNYGGRAEIADAVKQIARQVAEGRIKPDKIDERTIARYLDEPDMPDVDLFVRSSGEQRTSNFLLWQSAYAELVFLDTLFPDFDRRHLWQAIEIYARRDRRFGGALDTPEAAS
- a CDS encoding DUF1918 domain-containing protein, with the protein product MEAKTGDHIVVEGTIVDQARREGEILEVIGSGDRTCYRVRWQDGHESVFQPGAGAHVTSPG
- a CDS encoding Fur family transcriptional regulator is translated as MNTDVNGQAPTTRALRATRQRAAVSALLDRLEDFRSAQEIHEELRRAGEGIGLTTVYRTLQTLADGGEVDVLRTGSGEAVYRRCASAEHHHHLVCRRCGHTVEIEGPAVETWARRVAETHGFVELSHTAEVFGLCKDCGAAR
- a CDS encoding metalloregulator ArsR/SmtB family transcription factor — its product is MSIVAGAGHSGPTTADGVLPVDDHAEHPRSTPAPVRTPRTLAAAGDLLRALAAPVRIAIVLQLLVSDRCVHDLVDALGVAQPLISQHLRVLKSAGVVHGERRGREVVYSLVDDHLAHIVVDAVAHVEEGR
- a CDS encoding antibiotic biosynthesis monooxygenase — protein: MLLVCRFTTTPDLLARARTALELLTAADGCLGGELGRSVDEPSRWVLTVRFSSVDAYRRALSPFPVREHVVPLLSEALADEPATFETLVTAEAGRASTHPSLLAQIPVVE
- a CDS encoding winged helix DNA-binding domain-containing protein; translated protein: MRFIDVAERRNRLAARHLLTPAGRTDDVVAIADALSGLHSSDPVTVHLSVAARMRHPVLPAVDKALYAERSLVRHHAMRRTLWVFGHELARAAHHSSTVTLLARQRKMLLDAVAGAGLGPDAERWVGAASTEILAVLADKGPVSARELGKLVPHLAVPITIGTGRQATVLAAHSRLLLVLGFEGRVLRAQPTGTWINGQYRWAATHAWARVFSEPVDPHAAAATLARSWLRAYGPGTRADLQWWAGWTVATTKRALADVGAVEVELAEGPGYVLPDDVDPAASAEPSVALLPGLDPSTMGWKQRGFHLDPVHVPLLFDRNGNGGPTIWVDGRIVGGWVQRADGTIALRVLEDIGAERHAEVERTAHELERLLGDVRFTPRFPAPLQTELRA
- a CDS encoding SRPBCC family protein; protein product: MFDIDPQISAVNRAVGSRERDGREAKVVTISQAYDTDVEDLWQACTTAERLGRWFAPVSGELRLGGRYQIEGNASGTVESCDPPKSFSLTWEFGGGVSWVDVRLTPEPGGGSRFELEHTAHPEEHWEQYGPGAVGLGYDMALAALALHLSTGGTTNDTEHAGFWASDNGKRYLAASGERWYEADVAGGADPEAARAAADRTVEAYTA
- a CDS encoding helix-turn-helix transcriptional regulator; amino-acid sequence: MHAFDVLGDPVRRRILELLAEGEQTSGAVTAVVRAEFGISQPAVSQHLKVLRNSGFATVRPEGTRRLYAVRPEPLQDVDVWLERFRRFWTPRLAALATEIERGKRERRRHDTHPEE